The genomic DNA CTCAGCCCTCACCAAAGTCAGTGAAATTGGCTGGATTGCACACTCCTGATTTTAGTAGAACATCTCTACATCTTAATACTCAGTAACTTAGGAAAATTTCTCTAATATCTACAGTGTCTGCAAGATGAAATTTGTCTGTGTATGTATCAGCTGTCAAAAGTGGAAATGCACCAGGAAACATGAAGATATCTAGCACCAGTCTTGcctgacatacatacatatcatttTACACATGATCAGCATCACCAATAATTGCATTAATCACCtattaaatgagaaatggagaaaaagggGACAGACATCAAGCAGCATTCAAACATGCTGTTTTGTCCTCACTTTGCCTAAATGTATTGGTTCTGCTAGATAAAAATGTTATATGTATATGCTTGTTTGCATGGATGAAGTTGAGAAGATCTACTACCATGTGAGTGTGGTGTGATGATGGATGTCCTTGAAGCCTTTGACCAGTGTGGATATCTAGTATTACACAATGGACTATGTGAGTAACTGGAATAATTCCACATCTGAACTTCAGAATCAGAGTTGACAAAGAATAAACCaattttcttccccaaacctaatgcctttaatatattttttacttCCACTCCATAGATCGCCATTCAGCAAATTCTTTGGCGCAAGCTGGACAAACTATATAAATCAACTATTTTTCATTTTCCTGAATTATATTTTCAGATTAAACACAGAAGGGTAGACATCTATATAAAAGCAGCATGTCtagattttattaaaaagcagATCTAGAAATTTGTTACAGCACCACTAAAGAGTATTATCAAGTATGTTatcacaaatattttatttctggttATTCTGGTGGCACTTATGTACATCATGGAgcaggaataggagagagggatgTAAAATCAAGAATTAACCTCATATGACTGCCCTGATTAAATTGGATTATTAGTAAATAGCTTCCTTCTTGTGTATAAACTAAAGGGTGTGTTTACTCACAGTGATAGCAACTGGCCAATTCAAATcaccacaaaaaaagaaaagctgagaTAGTCTCATAATGTTTAAAATTAAGATGCTGTCATTAGGACAAATGGATGCTAGgtgatttaattaatttattatttggaATCAAGGTCTGGTTCACATCCACTCAAGCCTACTCAAATTGGGATTGGTCAAACTCACTGTTTAGCTTCAATAATGTTATGTAATTCAGACCATGGCATGGAATTAATTAAGACTGATAAAAGCCCTGGCATCCAGTTGTCTAAAATTATGATCTTGTTACTTATGGtaatttcttcttccctttttttcattCCAAATGTACCAAATTCTCCTGATTCTAGTTGCCAGAAGTCCTGAGCTGTATTTTAATAGTTCTGCTTCTCATCGAAACTGAGAAAAAGTAATTTACACCACACATATGCTATTGTATCACATTTGAGATTTTTGGGATTTAATATTAAAAGCTACTATGATATGGATCATTTAAATGCTGCTTCCATTAACAAAGGATGTGGCCATTCCAAATGAAAGGTGCTAAGAAATGAGAAGCGGTAGCAAGATGTTGGGGAAAACCCAGCCATGGTTATATCTGTTCAGCTAGTTGGCAGTTTTCAGGTCTGCTGGAAGACATCATTCTGTCTCTAGTATTGAACTGGGAATTTCAATCTAGTTACGTTCTGTCTACAAAATGGAACTCTGCCTTGCACAACTCAATCCCTTTAGTCAAATCCCCATTTAGACTTACTATACCTTGGCAGTTGCCTTCCCTGGTTCTTGACTGAAACACAAAGTTGATTTGATCAATCCAGCCTTTGCACTTAGTAGTTCAACTAACAAACTCTGGTACATGAAGTGCAAGCTGGAACATTGAATAGTGTTCCCAGGTTGGAAAAAAATGGCAAACTCTCTGAGCCTGTAATGCTGCATGGGTTACCATTCAGAAAAGAGTATAATGCAAAGAGGAAATGACGTGTTGTTACATGGTTATTTTGCCACCAAGAAGTCGGACACTATATTCTGGATGGGTCTCCAACACAGACCGCTACCCATTACAGACCTTATTTCCTGGCTGGAGATATCAAGTGGGATGGGGAACTATGCATGTTTTGTGGAATTGATCACTTGGATATCTCAGTATGTCTTATTCAGCggtgaaggagaggagaaaactGATTATAATAATCAGATGTTTATTTACCTGGCAGAAAGCCCACTGAACACAATGGGATTGAGCTTCAAGTAAACCTGCCTAAACCAGGTTGATGGGCAGCTCCCCACTCAAGAACATTTTGGATGCATAATAAATTCAGATGTATCCTACACTGCTGATAGGGCAGAGCTCTTAAAATCCAACATGTTAACAAGGCATTGCAATTTATGCATTGAGGCCctagaaaaaatctttccaagtTGGGTGACTTCAAGATCTATGGAACGATATCCCTAGATGAGGCCCAATTGTATTGTCCCATAAAACTTGGAATGCCCCCTATGAGATAACATTTGCCCTTATTGCTCAAATtataactcttttttaaaaaaagaccctaGAAATACAAGTATAGATAAACAACttaatttatttgcaaataatgAATTTTCTGGACTTTATTACCCTTTTTATTTAGAAACAAAAGCaatggaaaaaagagaagggaagattcTAAAACCCAAGTATTTTCAATATCTATGAATTGATGTAGCAATATGGAACTTTATatagtaagaaaaataaattccttGGTAGAGAATGCACAAACCTTAGACAAATGTGATCCTTATACTATTTcaagttaactttaaaaagaaagtgcttttaaatatatatttatatgtatttacatTTATAACCTCCAATCATTACTAGTGATATTTGTTTGCATGTGAATGCATGTGgatcatacacacatgcacaaactaTACATACATGAAAAAATCTATATACAAATAAATCATCATTGGTTCTTTCTCCTTAAGCTGGGATTCACAGCAAGTGATTGGAAGCTGTAAGAGCAATGGCACCATGAAGAAATAAAATCAGCTTATTTTTAACTGTTCAATATGATTAAGCACCAAGAGCTGTGTATAGCTAATACTGTCTAACTTGATTTTACATAATAAAAGATGAAATCAGTTAAAATCTTTATGAAAAGTCTATTTATTAAACAGACGATTCAAAGCACCAAAGTATAAATTCCAAAAGGTAATAAACCAAGTAATTCAATCAGTTAATAATCTAGCCAAATTTTCTTAAaagatgtgtgcatgcgtgcacgtgcatgcatgtgaatacacatgcacacacacacatacatatatatacacacacacttgaGAATCACCAGATGTTAAAATTATAAAGtcacagtttaaaaacaaaataatttttaccTCAGCCTTCAAAATGGTTGAGATGAACAAAGAGTAAACCATATGAGACTTTGTTCTTTAACAGCACCTTTAGGATTGTGTAACACTGCTCCAAGGCAAAAGTTGTGTTGTTGCTATAAGAGCTTATGCCCAATGGTTGTAGGGCCCTGCAACTTGTGTGAGGGCATAAGTAGACACCGTTAGAATATTCATGAGTTACTGTTAATGCTCTGCGAGATGGAATTTGGTTGAATTCATTTTCTTTGTAGAAAATCTCTTGGGTTGCATTGGTCTGATTTGCATTCTTGTCAGTGGCTGGCAGACCGGTGGCTTCAGTTCCTGATTTTCTAGCTTCcttctcttttgctctctctgCCATTTTGGCCTCCCACAGGGCTATCCCATGTTTTGGCTCATTTAAGTTTTTGTTGGTAGAAGACTAGAGAGATCCGTGTGGGATGGTTCCTGTTGGGCTTTTTAAGAGGCGTGGTGGCATGAAGTTCGCGCCGTGCACATTCAATTAAGATGGAACCATGGGATGGTGCTACAGCTACCCCACCAATGTCATTGTCCAAAAAGTTATGCTCGCTGTCAGACCacatttcttctgctttttcttcAGAATCTGTGTGCTTTAAGAGCTGGCCGCTGGATCCGTTTTCTACACAACTTGGGCTTTGCCGTAATCCACTCTTTTGCATGGGGTGCTCTTGGGAAGAACCATTGCTAGAGACATCTTCTGGGGTGCCCAGTTGCAACATTGACTCACAAGAGCTAGCTACCTGGGACACAGAAGAGGACTTTAAGTTAACTTCACAATTTTGCTTGTTAACTAGTTTGTGTTCAGCGGTCAGGGGCAGATTCTCTCTGTTGTCTGATGACCTGGACATAGTCAGGTCTTGAAGAAGCAGAGGCAcaccatttctcttctcatccatcaCAATTCCAGTATAATCACGAGTGGACATGTCAAAGTTATTATTACCTTTGGATGTCACGTGAGGTTTATTACTACTGCATTGTAAATACCCGTAGGGAGTAGAAACATCTTCTTGGCTATTAGTTACTGGCATTAGACTACCACTTAATGGAGAGCAAGAGATAAACTATCCAGTTTTAAAGGAGAAGATGGAGAACTTTGCTTCAATGGGGAGCAATCGGTAGCAATCCCTAAATTAGGTTTTATGCTTGGAAAGTATTCAGCTGTCTCCATTTTTGTCTCAGGTTGTACTATATTTATTTTGGTCcctaaggagaaaaaaataaataaactggttTCAAATATAAAATTCTGTTCCCCCCCCAGATGTTTGATAAATACATTCATGTTAATCCATTTTAATTAAACCCATTTTAAACTCATTTTAATTCCTCCTCAATGCAGACATGTTGCAGTTTGGCAACACATTTTCCCTCACATTTTCaagttatatttttttccaagttagaaattattttcatgaaaatgaagATGCTTAAAACTTAAATAACAACAGCTTGCACACTGTAGAGGTATCAGCTGTAGGTAGAGGTgagatcctactggtttaacaactggtttggtgattgCGGGCTTCATGCACCTGCTCGCTTACTTCGCTCATGCATTTTtccttctgcattactgctgtgGAGGAAAACAACTGAGGCGTGGCAATCCTCTCTGCTgtgcgactcagctgagaagatataggtaagtaaagcacaggggcaggtgggcgggcccacTTGCTCGTCGGAGCAAACCGgtagaatctcacccctggctgTAGGGCTTTGCCATCACGTATTTAAATCAAACATACTTTCATACTAGGTATAATACCGATAGTCCTCAACTAAGTACAGGTAATCATCAACTTAATAACAGTTCAgttggtgactgttcaaagttataacagcactctTGCACTCTTTAATGAcacgattcacttagcaaatgtagTGATTTGCTTCAcatctgtggcaaaaaagatcataaaatggggcaaaactgacttactATTGCctttttggggtcaattgtggtcatatttccaggactacctgtgtatataTAGTACTGAAATGCTTTTGCTTTCAGTATTTTCCTTTGTTCAATTTTTATACTTTGCATTTTAGACACACAAATGTGAATGTCTATAacggtgccaaactcaaggcccggggaccaGATCCACACCCCccccggggtgcttagatctgacccacagggctgccctgcaaacagcgaaggactggcccatgatgcctctgccagtgaaagcggaGCTCGTGGCcctccgagctccgttttcactggcagaggattgcaggaaacAGTCGTAGCCGAAAACGGAGCctaggagcccattttcactggcagaacactCAGGCAACCACATgcaccccaacatgagtgacgttcgctggccatgtccaccctgcccccccaaggtcaaacacaaccctgatgcagtcctcaacgaaattaagtttgacacccctgttctataacATACTCCTATCTATCACTATCAGCTATTATTTGAAGCTCTGTTGTACCTACCTGAACTTTGTGATGCTCTCTTAGTATTTTCTGgcaatccattttttccccttacagCAGCAGAATGCTTTTTTTCAGCTAAACTTTGCTTTTTTGCATCTGGTTTTTTCTTGGTTGCCCTACGTGGCTCAGCTAACATCCTCACTTCGCGGGGGAAAGCAGTTAGCACCTGGATTGCCCCAGTTTTAATCTTGGCTTCCAGCCCTTCTTCTGTGCCAAATTCATCTGTTTGTGATATTTTGTAAAGAGGCAATACATGAAGTTGCTCATCATTTGGTATCACACCTACTATACGGTTGTCTTCTTTTGTTAAAGTACAAACCTTGCCAGAAAGGGAAATAAGCAACtattaatacatacatatacacagaaaTACACAACACACTTAATCAACTTCAGTGAAAACTATAAGTGTTTAAGCTAAAAGGTTGCAAAGACAATCTATTTCATCTTCCTTgtaatgattttatgtatgttACATATAAAACATAACTACCTACCCAGAGAAGGTCCTCGTCTTAcagtcatttgtttagtgaccagcactgaaaaaagtgacttgtgaccatttttaaaCTTATGATTGCTGCAGCATCCCattggtcaagtgatcaaaatttggatgcttggcaactgtcatgaATTTATAATGAttgcagcagaggtgggctgcacttatgTTCACAACGGGCTCGCTGGTTGTGAGCATGCACGCGCCCTCACTTCACTCGCATGCAGCCCTTTGGGACTGAAATGGAGCTTCAAACATGCTGCTAATTAACTCAGGCAACTCTGGTGTGTACAAGCAGGGGCAGCACAGAACTCAGCTGCACAGCGAGGGCAGAGGGAATATGAAAAGGATAGCGCAGCCAACCAGCGATCACAGCTAAGGGCTCGCCCGAAGCCGTGTGACcctgcagcagcccaccactggattggagtctcttggggtcatgtaatcatcttttgcaatattctgagaagcaaaagcaatggggaagccagattcacttaacaaccatgttactaacttaacaattgcagtgattcacctaacaagcgtggcaaggaaagttgtaaaacgtGGCAAAACAAAAACTGTCttgattagcaacagaaattttggggctcaattgtactTGCAAGTTGAGAACTATTTATATAGTTTGTTTCTTGTACATGAACAGTAGGTTATTATTTATGCAGCCTGACATTAAGAGTACAATCCAATAAAGATCtcatgaaaaatatatttgataattcTTGCAGAACATTTCTTCAACCTAAATTGAAGAAATGAGAAACAGAGTTCTGTTCTATTAGAAAACAATACAAAGAGGGATTGGTTTGATCATAAAGAAGGAATGTGCCTCAACAGGACCACCAAAAGCCAGTCATCCTTTACCTGGCACTCTTCAGATGCTGGActaaaatcccccaaatcctgtgCTGGGTGGCAGTCTGGGTACACTATCTAACACAACTGAAGAGCTGGGGAAGGTTGCATTGTCTTGAACCAGCCTGTActgtgaaagaaaaattcctcacCTACAGAAGCCCAGATAACGAA from Thamnophis elegans isolate rThaEle1 chromosome 15, rThaEle1.pri, whole genome shotgun sequence includes the following:
- the LOC116518714 gene encoding LOW QUALITY PROTEIN: methylcytosine dioxygenase TET3-like (The sequence of the model RefSeq protein was modified relative to this genomic sequence to represent the inferred CDS: inserted 4 bases in 2 codons; deleted 2 bases in 1 codon; substituted 1 base at 1 genomic stop codon) is translated as MIYSSLPSGADIIRYGAKGSAVRIEVVVYTGREGKSSQGCPIAKWVIRRSGDEEKLLCLVRQRAGHHCQTAVIVILILAWEGIPHLLADTLYKELTQSLRKYGCPTSRRCALNEDRTCACQGLDPETCGASFSFGCSWSMYYNGCKFARSKIPRKFRLLTDDHSQEENLENNLQTLATDVAPLYQKLAPDAFHNQVENEHLGPDCRLGSKKGRPFSGVTACIDFCAHAHKDTHNMHNGSTVVCTLTKEDNRIVGVIPNDEQLHVLPLYKISQTDEFGTEEGLEAKIKTGAIQVLTAFPREVRMLAEPRRATKKKPDAKKQSLAEKKHSAAVRGKNGLPENTKRASQSSGTKINIVQPETKMETAEYFPSIKPNLGIATDCSPLKQSSPSSPLKLDSLSLALHXGSLMPVTNSQEDVSTPYGYLQCSSNKPHVTSKGNNNFDMSTRDYTGIVMDEKRNGVPLLLQDLTMSRSSDNRENLPLTAEHKLVNKQNCEVNLKSSSVSQVASSCESMLQLGTPEDVSSNGSSQEHPMQKSGLRQSPSCVENGSSGQLLKHTDSEEKAEEMWSDSEHNFLDNDIGGVAVAPSHGSILIECARRELHATTPLKKPNRNHPTRISLVFYQXKNLNEPKHGIALWEAKMAERAKEKEARKSGTEATGLPATDKNANQTNATQEIFYKENEFNQIPSRRALTVTHEXILTVSTYALTQVAGPYNHWA